Proteins found in one Clostridiales bacterium genomic segment:
- a CDS encoding L-lactate dehydrogenase, which translates to MNKVSIVGSGFVGATTAYTLAASGTVDEIVLIDLNKSKAEGDALDISHGIPLINSVNVYSGDYDDCKGSDIIIVSAGANSKPGETRLDLAHKNAEIFKQMIPKLLKINQDAVYLIVTNPVDILAYVTQKISNLPFGRVISSGTLLDSSRLRYLLSLHCNIDARSIHGYMIGEHGDSELAAWSITNIAGIPFDRYCSICGEACNKYIKSDIENKVRRAAYEIIEKKGATYYAVALAVKRIVEAIIRDERSILTVSSMLNGQYGIDDVCISLPSIVGRHGVEKILELPISEEEKLLFRKSASILKDIIRDIKL; encoded by the coding sequence ATGAATAAGGTTAGCATAGTGGGCTCGGGTTTTGTCGGCGCAACGACGGCATATACCCTTGCGGCAAGCGGAACAGTAGATGAAATTGTGCTTATAGATTTAAACAAGTCTAAAGCAGAAGGCGATGCTCTCGACATAAGCCATGGTATACCGCTTATAAATTCCGTAAATGTTTACTCGGGGGATTATGATGACTGCAAAGGTTCTGATATTATAATCGTATCGGCCGGTGCAAATTCTAAACCCGGCGAAACAAGGCTTGATCTGGCTCATAAAAACGCCGAGATTTTCAAACAGATGATACCAAAACTTTTAAAGATAAATCAGGATGCAGTATATTTAATCGTGACAAATCCCGTGGATATACTGGCCTATGTCACACAGAAGATATCGAATCTTCCATTTGGCAGGGTAATAAGCTCAGGTACTCTTCTGGACAGTTCAAGGCTCAGGTATCTTTTAAGCCTTCACTGCAATATAGACGCAAGAAGCATACACGGATATATGATAGGAGAACATGGTGACTCCGAGCTCGCGGCCTGGAGCATTACAAATATCGCCGGCATACCTTTTGACAGGTATTGCAGCATATGCGGTGAAGCATGTAATAAATATATCAAAAGCGATATAGAGAATAAAGTCAGAAGAGCTGCATATGAGATCATCGAAAAAAAAGGAGCGACATATTATGCAGTGGCTCTGGCGGTAAAAAGAATCGTCGAGGCGATAATAAGAGATGAGCGGTCGATACTTACTGTATCATCGATGCTAAACGGTCAGTACGGAATCGATGACGTTTGCATAAGCCTTCCGTCGATAGTCGGCAGGCATGGTGTTGAAAAAATACTTGAGCTTCCAATATCGGAGGAAGAAAAGTTGCTTTTCAGGAAGTCTGCTTCAATTTTAAAAGATATAATAAGGGATATAAAACTATAA
- a CDS encoding serine hydrolase — protein sequence MKKILKKCVSCLFITIFIVFNCTYTFAKATTNDLANVNAEGVILVDYSSGRILYEKNADEPLHPASMTKMMTEYLVNESIKNGKIKWDQKVSISDYVYMVSQDNSLSNVPLKKDEQYSVRELYESMAIYSANGSTIALAELIAGSEANFVKMMNDKAASMGLKNCKFVNSTGLNNADLKGKHPAGGKNDENTMSPRSVAMLAFNLLHDYPDVLKTASIPRKIFKEGTKDAIVMDNWNWMIPGTEYPVLDYKGVDGLKTGSTDLGGISFTCTAMRNNMRFISVIMKTTLNYKQSRFIETKKILDYVFSNYEKKDLFPAGYKIQGQSKLPVKNGKDNYAEVATKSPLSVVLKKGEDNMFKPTYTFENTVYQNGKLIAPLSKGQTVGYLTIDYKGASKYGYLIPAYREKVPVIAVNQVKKASFIRAFFRNIIEFISKLF from the coding sequence ATGAAAAAAATATTGAAAAAATGTGTCAGCTGTTTATTCATAACAATTTTTATTGTATTCAATTGTACATATACCTTTGCAAAAGCAACTACCAACGATCTTGCAAACGTCAATGCTGAAGGAGTAATATTGGTCGACTACTCAAGCGGCAGGATATTATATGAAAAGAACGCAGATGAACCCCTGCACCCTGCAAGCATGACAAAAATGATGACGGAGTATCTTGTGAATGAAAGCATTAAAAACGGCAAAATAAAATGGGACCAAAAAGTATCCATAAGCGATTATGTATATATGGTTTCACAGGATAATTCCCTTTCAAATGTTCCGTTGAAAAAGGACGAACAATATTCGGTAAGAGAATTATATGAGTCTATGGCTATATATTCTGCAAACGGTTCAACCATTGCCCTTGCCGAGCTGATCGCAGGCTCCGAAGCGAACTTTGTGAAAATGATGAATGATAAGGCCGCAAGTATGGGTCTCAAAAACTGTAAATTTGTAAACAGTACCGGCCTTAACAATGCAGACTTAAAGGGAAAGCATCCTGCAGGAGGGAAAAATGATGAAAATACAATGTCTCCACGCTCAGTTGCGATGCTTGCATTCAACCTTTTGCATGATTATCCCGATGTTTTAAAGACTGCAAGCATCCCGAGGAAGATATTCAAAGAAGGAACGAAGGATGCAATAGTAATGGATAACTGGAATTGGATGATCCCGGGGACAGAGTACCCCGTGCTGGATTATAAAGGCGTTGACGGTCTTAAGACAGGATCGACGGACCTTGGCGGGATATCATTTACGTGTACTGCGATGAGAAATAACATGAGATTTATATCTGTTATAATGAAAACAACTTTAAATTACAAGCAGAGCAGATTTATAGAAACAAAAAAAATACTTGACTACGTTTTCAGCAATTATGAGAAAAAGGACCTTTTCCCTGCAGGGTATAAAATACAGGGCCAGTCCAAGCTGCCTGTAAAAAATGGAAAGGATAATTATGCTGAAGTCGCAACAAAGTCCCCCCTCTCGGTTGTTTTAAAAAAGGGAGAAGATAATATGTTCAAACCTACATACACCTTTGAAAATACAGTATATCAAAACGGCAAGTTAATAGCACCTCTTTCAAAAGGCCAGACTGTAGGTTATCTTACTATTGATTATAAAGGCGCCTCCAAATATGGCTACCTGATACCTGCATATAGGGAAAAAGTACCTGTAATCGCTGTAAATCAGGTAAAAAAAGCAAGTTTCATAAGGGCTTTTTTCAGAAACATAATAGAATTTATATCAAAACTGTTTTAA